One genomic window of Halogeometricum sp. S3BR5-2 includes the following:
- a CDS encoding helix-turn-helix transcriptional regulator, whose amino-acid sequence MTGLGRSLEAVVTNREPILRALVRGPLNKPELTEAVDSSRSTVDRAIRELVDAGLVGRADGRYEATLAGRSALDAVEAFHDRMRGVESAAGVLSHLGPDAPIDPDFLVGADVYVATPEMPDGVVQRLFDSVEAATHLRGIAPVALSGHLNGFYEAARANDARVEMLIDAGVLDSLVATASTRETLLAQLRDDRVTILRGEIPFPFGLWLTESEAGVMIYSDTGVRGVIVNDTDDACAWAETWFERLSAEARTLTASGVAADD is encoded by the coding sequence ATGACTGGCCTCGGACGGTCGCTCGAAGCCGTGGTGACGAACCGCGAGCCGATTCTTCGCGCCCTCGTCCGAGGGCCGCTGAACAAACCCGAACTGACGGAGGCGGTGGACAGTTCCCGCTCCACCGTCGACCGAGCGATACGCGAACTCGTGGACGCGGGTCTGGTGGGACGCGCCGACGGGCGGTACGAGGCGACGCTGGCCGGTCGGTCCGCGCTCGACGCCGTCGAGGCGTTCCACGACCGGATGCGCGGGGTCGAGTCCGCGGCGGGCGTGCTCTCGCACCTCGGGCCGGACGCCCCCATCGACCCGGACTTCCTCGTCGGCGCCGACGTGTACGTGGCGACGCCGGAGATGCCCGACGGCGTCGTCCAGCGCCTGTTCGACAGCGTGGAGGCGGCGACGCACCTCCGCGGTATCGCTCCCGTCGCCCTCTCCGGGCATCTGAACGGGTTCTACGAGGCCGCGCGGGCGAACGACGCCCGCGTCGAGATGCTCATCGACGCCGGCGTCCTCGACAGCCTCGTCGCCACGGCCAGCACCCGAGAGACGCTCCTCGCGCAACTCCGCGACGACCGGGTGACCATCCTGCGCGGCGAGATTCCCTTCCCCTTCGGTCTGTGGCTCACCGAGTCGGAGGCCGGCGTCATGATATACAGCGACACGGGCGTCCGCGGCGTCATCGTCAACGACACCGACGACGCGTGCGCGTGGGCCGAGACGTGGTTCGAGAGGCTCTCTGCGGAGGCCCGGACCCTCACCGCTTCCGGCGTCGCGGCCGACGACTGA
- a CDS encoding MogA/MoaB family molybdenum cofactor biosynthesis protein produces MSEHGHDGIGSAGDSHNHREHHDGQRTDEGGGSEGEGGDGDGEGHDHEHDHEHEHDHHHDHDVSDLGVGIVTVSTSRSIEDDPAGDAIRDAFEDGGHQVTVRELIDDSFDGVQSTVNRLVDRDDVDIVVTTGGTGVTPDDVTVEAVADLMHKTLPGFGELFRRLSYDEIGTRVVGTRTTAGIADHTPVFCLPGSENAARLGAEEILVPEAPHLAGLATRE; encoded by the coding sequence GTGAGCGAACACGGACACGACGGAATCGGGAGCGCCGGCGACTCGCACAACCACCGAGAGCACCACGACGGCCAGCGAACGGACGAGGGCGGCGGAAGCGAAGGGGAAGGCGGAGACGGGGACGGCGAGGGGCACGACCACGAACACGACCACGAACACGAACACGACCACCACCACGACCACGACGTGTCGGACCTCGGCGTCGGCATCGTCACCGTCTCCACCTCCCGGTCCATCGAGGACGACCCCGCGGGCGACGCCATCCGCGACGCGTTCGAGGACGGCGGCCACCAGGTGACCGTCCGCGAACTCATCGACGACTCCTTCGACGGCGTCCAGTCGACGGTGAACCGCCTCGTCGACCGCGACGACGTCGACATCGTCGTCACGACGGGCGGGACGGGCGTCACGCCCGACGACGTGACCGTCGAGGCCGTCGCGGACCTGATGCACAAGACGCTGCCCGGGTTCGGCGAACTGTTCCGACGGCTCTCCTACGACGAGATAGGGACGCGCGTCGTCGGCACCCGCACGACGGCCGGCATCGCGGACCACACCCCGGTGTTCTGCCTCCCCGGCAGCGAGAACGCCGCCC